ATATTCAGCATTGCCAAATATCGCCTCTGGATAGCGATAATACTTAAATTCCATTAAATTATAAAAAGGATCTTCTAGAAAAAAAGTGTAATGTTCTAGAAGAGAGTTAGCAAAGCGGTATTTGGGTTCTTCCCGAAATTTTAAATGTTTGCTTTTTGCCCTTTCTAATAATTCTTGCCAATTTTCTTCTTGGGTAAAAATTAAACCAAAATGTCGGGGATAAATTGCTTTCTGAGGTGTTAAAGTATCCTCGGTAACGTGGGCTACTAATTGATGTCCATAAAGATTGAGAATTAAAGCATGGGGGCTTTCACGTCCGGGTATACAGCCTAAACCGTCAACATAAAAGGCTTTGGTTTGGGGGATATCAGCGACGGGAAAAGCAAGATGGAATATGGGTTGGTTCATGGTGTGGGTGGGTAAATATAGCTATTATCAGATGCAAATTCTCGTTAGTGACTTTGGGCGTTACCTAAGTTTACTCTGTCCGCAGAATCTCAGCAACTTTAGCCTTAAGAGTGTCAATGTGTAGCTACTGTCTTGATTGTCAAGCGATCGCATTCTCAGAAAAACCAACTTGACAGCAATTCTCATTTTGAAACGAGTTTGCGCCATTTCAGCGAACTGCTTGCAGCAGTGCTTCGCTATCCCCTGATTTGTTAAGAATTGTAAAACCCTATGAATGTAAGGGTTTAAATGTCATGAAACCTTAAAATGAGAATTGCTGCTATAGGAGTATAATTAATTTTGCTTTATTACTTACTTCTAATAACGCACTTATGAGACTTACCCCCTTTACAAAGCAACGCTAAATGATATTAGACAATGAAAAATATAGGAAAGTTCATGAGTGGATTACAAAATATACAGAAGAAGGTACTGTAGATATTGTTACAGGTTATTTTACTGTTGGGGCTTTAGCTTATCTTTCTCAGGAAATTAATCATAAAATTGCTAAATTTCGATTAGTGCTTGGGGATATTGTTAATTTAGATCAAGTCGAGAATAGACCGTTAGATTTACTAAATGAAAATATTACCATTGAAGCGGCTCTGAATCTGAGTATTTTGGCACAGGAAGCTGTGATGTTTTTGAAACAGGACAAGGTTAAAGCAAAAACTTTAGAGCCGAATTTTTGTCATGCTAAGTGTTACTTATTTGAGCCATTTAAGGATGACGATCGCAACAAGTATTTTATTTCTGGTAGTTCCAATTTAACTGAAGCTGGAATTGGCCGAAAGCATACAAATAATTTAGAATTGAATATTGCTGAAACGGGAAATAATCATCAATATAAAGAGTTGGTAAAATGGTTTGATTCACTTTGGCATAAACCTCAAGCTCATCAAGAAAAAACTCTCTTGTTGAAAGATGGAACAACTAAAAAGGTAGATTTTAAGCAATATCTAATTCAGGAAATTGAAAAAATATTTATTAAATATACTCCCAGAGATATTTACTACAAGATATTATTTGAGTTATTTGGTAATCAAGTTTTGGAAATTGCGAATGATCCAGACTTTAATCGCCAAGTGGGCAGATTGGAGAATACGGCTATTTTTACTGCACTTTATGACTTTCAAAAAAAAGGTGTTCTGAGTCTGATTCGGATGCTCCAGAAATATGATGGAGCTATTTTAGCAGATGCGGTAGGTTTAGGAAAAACTTGGAGTGCCTTGGCTGTGATGAAATTTTTTCAGATGCAAGGACGAGAAGTTATATTACTTTGCCCCAAAAAATTAGAGAGTAACTGGAGACGCTATAAGGAAGATCAAGCATCAAAATTTGAAACCGATAAGCTTAAATTTTTCATTCGTTTTCATACCGATATGAATAGCGATCGCCTAAATTCCTATAATGATCGGGCTGATAAGTTTTTTTGTGATGACAAACCCAAGTTAATTGTAATTGATGAAAGTCATAACTTGAGAAATGATAAATCTAATCGTTATAAATTTTTAGTTGATAATATTTTAAAAAAGAATCAAGATATCAAAGTTCTGCTCATATCAGCAACTCCCATTAATAACTCCCTGAACGATGTCAGAAATCAATTTAAATTAATGGTTCAAGGTGATGTGCATGGCTATGATGCAAAATTAGGTGTAAGAAATATTGATTATTCCTTTAAACAGGCACAGACTATATTTAACGAGTGGCGCAGAGATGCCAAACCTCAAATCGGTAATTTTATTAAAAAGCTCTCAGACAATGATTTTTTTAGGTTAACAGATTCTCTATTAGTTGCCAGAACTCGAAAAATGGTAGAAAGTCAGCAAACAAATTTAGTATTTCCTACCAAAACAAAACCTAAAAATTTATTTGTGACACCACATCAGCTTGGTAATTTTGAAACCTTTGAGGAATTGTTTGATCATTTGCCACCGATGCTATCAGGATATCAGCCAGCTTTTTATTGGGATGATGAATCAGATAATAAAAAAGATGCTAAGAAAGATATATTACGGGATGAAAAGTCACGCGATCGCTTTCTAGTTAAGATGATTTATATCTTGATGGTGAAGCGATTGGAGTCTTCTTGGTTTTCTTTTTACTCAACGGTTGAGAAAATCAAAAACCATCATCAAAATGCTTTAGATAAGATTAAAGCATATCAAGCAAATAAAGTAAAAACGGTATTATTAGAAGATGATGTTTATACTTTAGAAAATGATGAAAATGATGATTTTACTCAAGTAGTGGAAGAATATACATTAGGTAAAAAACGCCCGATTAGTATCGCGGAAATTGATCAAGCTGGTAATTTGCATAAGTTTAAGGAGGATCTAAAAAAAGATTTAGATGCTCTCGATAAGCTTTCTGTCAATTTACAAAAGTTTGCTATCAAAATTGATAAAGAGATCAAGAACCCCAATCAGTTTAAATCCTGTGATGATAAGTTGGAGAAACTAATTGAAGAGATTATCAAAAAGCGCAAATCAGGAGCAAATAACCATAATCAAAAAGTGGTAATTTTTACAGTCTATCGTGATACAGCGCTGTATTTGTTTAATCAGCTTCGAGCTAGAGGTTTTGACAAGATGGCAATCGCATCGGGAACAGATTCATACTCAGATGATAGCCAACATAAACAGAAAATGGAGGCAATTTTAGAGAGATTTGCACCATATACCAAGCTATTTTGTGAAAAAGAATGGTCTTTTAGCTGTGAGAAACAAGGGTTAGAAGCTTTTGCAGAATGGCAAGAATGGGTTAAAGATAATCACCCTGAGACGTATCAAAAGCTGAATAATTCTATTGATATCTTGATTGCTACGGATGCTCTCAGTGAGGGACAAAATTTGCAAGATGCTGATATGGTGATTAATTACGATATTCATTGGAATCCTGTGCGAATTATCCAACGCATGGGAAGGATCGATCGCTTGGGTAGTCCTAATCAACAAATTTTTGGAATTAACTTCTGGCCTTCAGACAATATTAATTCCTATCTCAATTTGCAAGGACGGATTGAGCAGCGGATGGCAGCGATGAAGTTGGCAGGAGCCGAGGTAGATCATCAATTTTCTGATAGCTTTGCGAAGATGGTTCATGATGAAGAATTTGATCAAAAGATGAATGATTTGATGATGCAGCAAATGCAAGTCACTTGGGATGATATTGAAGTAAGCGATCAAGGGTTAGGCTTTGATAGTTTGTCTTTGGAGCGATATCGTCAGGATTTATTGGCAGAATTTAATCGTGACAAGGATAAATATCGCCAAATGCCAAAGGGTGTATATACGGGATTTGCAGCAGAGCAGAAATCTGGTGTTAGTGATGATTTGAGTGATGGCATCATTGCTTTGTTGGGGTATCCTGCGAAACCAGCTAAGAAATTAGATCATCAGTATCAGGTGTTTGATTTAATTTACATTGATAAATCAGGCAAGTTAATTTTAAAAAATCAAAAGGAAGTTTTAGATTTGCTAACCTTGTATAAGGAGAAAGAGCGTTCTGTACCTGATGCAATTGATCGTGGTGAGGCGGTGGTAATTGCAGAGTTGGTGAACGCGCTTAAAACTTGGTTAAGCAGTCAAGCAGTGCAAACTGAGGAAATGGCAGATGGTTCTATCAAAGAAACAATGGGTAATGAAACGCTGGGAATTTTGCAAGGCTTAAAAAAAGGTAATAAGGCTTCTATAAGTAGGATTAAGCAAAATGTTACAGTTGATGGTAAATATCAGCTTAATAATTTCGATTTAATCAGTTGGGTTTTAGTAACGGTATAAAATTATGCAACTAACAAGATTTAATGAAATAGATTTTTTACCTGCTTTAAAGGAGTTTTTTGGTAAGTCAAATCTAAATGTACCGATTAATTATGTAGATGATAAGCCGGTTTCGGCAAAAAAAATATTACAGAATACTTATAAAGATAATGAGGCTTTTAGGTTAATTAATGATGTTTATTTTGTTGGGTTAGTAGATGATGCAGCTTTTAGAGGGAATCAAAGTTTAGAGATTGATAAGATTAAATCAGATTATGATGGAATTTTGATTTTTGGGGTGACTTTAAATAATCGTGATCATGGACAATTACCAACGCGGTCGCATTTAGCAGAAATATCACGGGCTTTTAATCGGGAATTTTACTATACACCTGTAGTAGTGGTGTTTAAGTACAATGATGCAAATAGCGAATATCTAGCCTTTGCAAATACTGAGAGATTGAAATACAAGGACAATCGAGAAGGCGAAAAAGCGGGGAAGGTGACACTGTTACGGGATATTGATATTCGACAACCGCATTCGGGGCATGAACGTATTTTAGCAGAGTTAGCAATTCCGAAGACAGGTAAGGATCGGGTTGATTCTTTTGCTAAGTTATATGCTTATTGGCAGAAGGTACTTGATGTCAGCCTGTTAAATAAACAATTTTATCAAGAGATTTCGACTTGGTACTTTCATGCTTGTAAGCAGGTGGTTTTCCCAAAGGATGCTAAGAACGTTCAAGAAAGTTTGATCAGGTTAATTACGCGGTTAATGTTTGTTTGGTTTCTCAAGGAGAAAGGTTTAGTTCCTAGTGAATTATTTGATCGCGCTGATATTAAATCTATTCTCAAAAGTTTAGAGCCGCAAGAAAGCACTTATTACAAGGCGATTTTGCAGAATTTATTTTTTGCAACGCTGAATACGGAAGGTAAGCGCGAGTTTATTAAAAAAAGTTCGGGCGGGCGTAATTCGCAGCACATGGTACATAATGTGTTTCGCTATGAAGACTATTTTCAGAAGTCTGATCAGGTTATCAAGAAATATTTTGACGATATTCCTTTTTTAAATGGTGGTTTGTTTGAGTGTTTGGATGTTCCTTCAGAAAAAGACAAACCTGATACAGAAAAACGTATTGATGGGTTTAGCAATCATTCTTCTAATGTGTTATCTGTGCCAAATGAATTATTTTTTGGTGATTTTCAGGATGTCGATCTAAATGCCGATTTTGGCACGAGTCGCAAGAAATATCAGGTACGCGGCTTAATCGAAATCTTTAAAAGCTATAAATTTACGATTACAGAAAATACCACCTTTGAAGAAGATGTGGCGCTTGATCCTGAGTTGTTGGGGCAGGTATTTGAGAATTTATTGGCGGTTTACAATCCTGAAACACAGACGACGGCAAGGAAGCAGACGGGTTCTTTTTATACGCCGCGTGAGATTGTTAATTACATGGTGGATGAGAGTTTGATTGCTTATTTTAAGAATCATTTGCCCTCACCCCCAGCCCCTCTCCCTAGGGGAGAGGGGGGTAAGAAAGAAGAGGAGGGTAAGAAGCAAGAGCAGAACCAGAGTCTTACTCCCCCTTCTCCCTGGGGAGAAGGGGGCGGGGGGGATGAGGGCGATCGCCTTACTGGTAAGTTACGATTAATTCCTAAAGCGTTGTTGATCAGAGCAAGAGAGCTAAGGCAACAGCAAACCCCTGGCGAACAAGTGCTTTGGGAATGTTTACGCGATCGCCGTTTTTGTGATGCAAAATTTCGTCGTCAACACAATATTGGGCGATTTATTGCTGATTTTTACTGTCACAGTGCCAAATTGGTCATTGAACTAGACGGAAGTGTTCATAACTCACAAGTTGAGCAAGATCAAGAAAGAGATGCTTGGATGCGATCGCAGGGAATTACAGTTTTACGTTTTTCTAATCAGGAAGTTTTTGATGATTTAGAGAGAGTTTTGCTGAGAATTGCTGAGATTTTGCCCTCACCCCCAACCCCTCTCCCTAGGGGAGAGGGGGGTAAGAAAGAAGAGGGGGGTAAGAAAGAAGAGGAGGGTAAGAAAGGAGAGGAGGGTAAGAAAGGAGAGGAGGGTAAGAAAGGAGAGGAGGGTAAGAAGCAAGAGCAGAGCCAGAGTCTTACTCCCCCTTCTCCCTGGGGAGAAGGGGGCGGGGGGGATGAGGACAAACTTCGCCACTTACTTTCCTATACCGATGAGTCACACAAGTTTACAGAATCAGAAGTGGAGCGTTTAATTAAGGCTTTGGATAATTGCAAGATTCTCGATCCTGCTTGTGGTTCGGGGGCTTTCCCAATGGGTGTTTTGCAGAAAATGGTGCATATTTTGGCAAAGCTCGATCCGCGCAATCTGAGTTGGAAGCAGAGACAGATTGATCGCCTCAACCAATTAATTGTTGATGCAGAAGATATTGAAGATGAGAAAACGCGGACGGATACATTAACTAATCTGGAAGCGCAAAAGAAGAATTTAGAACGGGCGTTTGCGCGGAATGGGTTAGACTATGGGCGGAAGTTGTTTTTGATTCAAAATTGTATTTATGGGGTGGATATTCAGGCGATCGCTGTTCAAATTGCTAAGTTAAGATTTTTTATCTCTTTGATTATTGATCAACAAGAAGATCAAGATGAAACAAATCGAGGAATTTTACCTTTACCGAACTTAGAAACGAAATTTGTGGCGGCAAATTCATTAATTGGAGTTGCCAAAGTGCAACAATTATCAGTTTTTGATACCCAAGAAATTCAAGCCAAACGAAAACAATTGGAGCGGTTGCGACGGGATCATTTCTTTGCCAAGAGTTTGGAAACAAAGCGGAAGAAGCGCCAGGAAGATGAGCGTTTATCTCAGGAAATTGGTGAGATTTTGCGGCGCAATAAGTCGCCAAATGTGGAGTCGTTGCAATCATGGAAACCTTACGATCAAAATGCTTCCGCAGACTTTTTTGATCCTGAATGGATGTTTGGGATTAAAGACGGTTTTGATATTTGTATTGGTAATCCGCCCTATGTGAGACAGGAACAGATTAAAGAGTTAAAACCTGTATTTAAGCAAAACTTTCAATGCTTTACAGGTGTTGCAGATTTATTTGTTTATTTCTTTGAGCGTGGTTATCAATTGCTAAAAACTGGCGGTGTATTGAGTTATATCTGCTCAAATAAATATTTTCGTTCCGGTTATGGCGAAAAGTTGCGCGATTTTCTTGGCAAAAATACAACAATTCAGCAGCTTATTGATTTTGGTGATACGGATGTTTTTACAGCTATTGCTTATCCCAGTATTATTTTATTTAGTAAAGAAAAGGCTAGTAAGGATAACCAATTTAAAGCACTATCTTGGCAGCAAACAGAAGCATTAAATGAGTTTCCAACAGTGTTTAATGCTCAAAATTTCTTGATGCTGCAATCTGCACTTAAAGCTGATGGTTGGCGATTAGAAGATACACAGGTTTTAGATTTGTTGGCTAAGTTGCGAAATGCGGGTAAGCCTTTGGGAGAATATGTAAACGGTAAATTTTATCGTGGTATTTTGACAGGTTTTAATGAGGCTTTTGTAATTGATCGAGAAACAAGAGATAAATTAATTGCTGAACATCCATCATCTGCGGAAGTAATTAAGCCTTTGCTTCGTGGTCGTGATGTTAAAAGATGGTGTGTTGATTATCAAGATTTATATTTGATTTTCACAAGAAGAGGTATTGATATTAAAAAATATCCAGCAATTGAAAAACATCTAGGTCAATATAAAAATCGTTTAACTGCTGGTGTAGAAGGTGGACGTAAAGCAGGTAGTTATCAATGGTATGAAATTCAAGATAATGTCGCTTATTGGCAAGAATTTGAACAGCCTAAAATTATTTATCCCAATATTTGTAAACGTAATGAATTTGCTTGGGATGAATCAGGCTATTACACCAATCAGAAAGCCTTTATTATTCCTTGTGATGATAAAACTTTACTCGCCATTCTTAACTCTAGTGTAATGACATTTTTATTCGATAAGTTATTACCAAAATTGCAAGGTGATTTCTATGAACCAAGTTCGATCTTCATGAAAGATTTTCCTATCCCCACCGCCACCGAATCAGAACGTAAAGCAATAGAAATTCTTGTAAATTATGTCCTCCACCTCACTGCCATCCTCAAAGACATTCCTAATAGTAGCGACTCCTCCATGGACAAACTCATGACGCGATACTTCGAGCAAATCCTTGATGCCGCAGTCATGGAGCTATATTTACCTGAAGAACTGCATAAATATGAATATGACAAACACTTTATGCGTCATTTATTATCAGAAAATATACCAAATATTGATACAATCAAAGGCGATAAAATTCAAACATTGCGAGAAATATTTAATCGCCTATTTGAAAAAGATCACCCGATTAGAGTAGGAATATTTTTCTTAGATAGCATCCCCGTTGTGCGTACCATTCGAGGTTTAAAATGAGAATCACTAAAATTGCCCTTAAAAACTTTCGCGCCTTCTACGCAGATCATGAAATCGACTTGGGGAAAAAAGGCAGAAACTTACTTGTTTATGGTGAAAATGGCAGTGGTAAATCATCCTTACTCAAAGCAATTGAACTTTTTATCGACTCCCATGTACGGAATTATCAGTTTACTAATTATCGTAACTTTCACCGCATAGATACTGATGGCGGTCATGTCAAAATCTCCATGCGGGCTACCAAAAACGATCCTGAAACCACCTATGAATGGTCAGACACAACCCGCGAAACCGATGCCCCATTAATTCTCCAAGCCGCAAAAACGAGAGGTAGCCTAGATTACAAATCACTCCTAAAAGTTTATTTCCTGACACAGGATAACTCCGAAATTGATTTATTCAAACTATTAATAGAAGAAATTCTAAATAATACTCGCAATAATTTTACAGATAGATTGCTAAGTGAGGAATGGGAAGAAATTATTAATTATCCTATTCCCCGCAGTGCTAAACATACAAACAGGATTCAAGAACTGCAAAGCATATTAGATAACTTTAATAATGGTTTAGACAGCATCCTACAACTACTCAAAAACGAAGCTATAGACATCCTTAATCAATTTGACAACTCAATTATTATTGATTTTAACTTTAATAGACTGGAATTTGACTTACCCAATAAGTGTTTAACTGGAGGCAATGTTTATCTACAAGTTCACGTTAACCAAATTAACTTTACTTCGCCCCATCAATTTCTTAACGAAGCCAAACTTTCAGCGATCGCTCTCTCCATTTACCTAGCTGCCCTAAAAACTAATCCCAGTAGTCCCCTCAAAATACTTGTACTTGATGATGTCCTAATTGGCTTAGATATGTCTAACCGTATTCCCATCATTCATATCCTTAAAGAGAAATTCAATGATTATCAAATCTTTTTGATGACCTATGACAAAGAATGGTATGAATTGCTAAAGCGTCACTTTAACGACTGGAAAACTATAGAAATCTATGCAGGACGAGGTATTGATTACGAAATCCCAATTTTAGTTGAAAACAAAAAATATCTGGAGAAAGCCCAAAACTATTTGCAAGCCCACGATCACACAGCCGCCGCTGTTTATTTACGCAAAGCATTTGAGGTAAGAATAAAATCTTTCTGTGAAAAAATGAATCTTCGAGTCAAATATCGAGAAAGAGCTAAAGACCTTGATACTAATGACTTTTGGGAACCAATCATCAACGCTAAAAACTCGGATGGCACTCCCAAAAACTATATCAGCACAGCTTTAATATCATTACTTGGGCAACACCGCACTTTTATCATGAATCCCCTAAGTCATGCCACCCTTGCCTTTGCCCCTGCCAGGGAAATACAAGACGCAATTGACAGCATGAGACAGTTAGAAAATGAGCTTGATGCGATCGTCAATTCACGAAATAGCAACCTCTAGAAATGTTCTCTTTTCACCACCGAATTAGAATGAAAAATACAACAATAGGAGCTAAAGCAATGCAAAGCATACAAATAACTGCCCATGTCAACGATCAAGGCGTACTTCAGATTCCCCTACCCAACCACTCAGGCGAAGAACTAGAAATTTTACTTGTTTATCAACCCATCTCTAAACCCATAAAACGTCAATGGTCACAGCAATTTCTTAGCACCTTTGGCGCGTGGCAAGGCGAACCGCTAATTAGAGAACCTCAAGGAGAACAACCAGAACGAGAAGAACTCCTATGATTTATCTACTCGATACCAACACCTGCATTGGTTATATCAACCGCCGAAATCCTTCAATCTATCAGCATTTTCTAGCCGTTTCCCCCGATGATGTCTGTATTTGTGATGTCGTTAAATTTGAGCTTTATTATGGAGCTTATAAAGGTTCACGAACCACCGAAAACTTACAAATCCTAGATAAATTCTTTGCTGATTTAACTAGCCTTCCCTTTGAGGCAAAAGCCGCCCAAATCTGCGGACAAATACGTGCCGAACTACAAGCTAAAGGGACACCTATCGGAGCTTACGATCTACAAATTGCAGCGATCGCCTTAGCAAACAATCTCACCCTGATCACCCATAACACCAGAGAATTTGAACGAGTTGAAAACCTAGCCCTTGAGGATTGGGAGTAATGAACTATTGGCTAGTAAAATTCGCCCCATTCCGCTACAGTTGGCAAAAAATTCTATTACATGGCAAATTTGAAATTTATTCCGATGTTTGAATGTTGGAAAGACATAAAATAAATGACTACTTTACAAAACTTTACGTCGTGCTAAATTTTGCGGGTATCTTGTCTTTACCCCGGAACGACTAGCAAACGGTCAAGAAAGTCAAGAAACCAGATCAGAATGGCTTCAGGAAAATTCTATTAAATATTAATAGGTGAAAATAAGTTTTTTATCACAATTAAACTTGCTTGGACTTATCCCCTAAACTCATAACCTGATAACCTCTAAATTTTTGAGTGAAATTTGCCAGGGTAAAAGAAGTGGAGGAAGAACCGAAATTAAAAGCTATTCCCCGTCTTTTCAAAATGGGGTTAACTGTAGAACAAATTGCCGAAGCACTAGAATTAAAAATTGAAAAAGTTCAACAAGCTATGGAAAAGCAATGTAGAAAAGAATCTTAATATTAATGTGGTAAAAGAGGATAAAATCGTTTTATTAGCATAAAAACTTGAAAATCCTCATAATTTATCACTGATGTTATCTTTAATAGATTCTATAAATCCCTGGTTAATGGGATTAGGCTTAAATACGATTTTACTAGGAATAGTCGCTATTATTCCCAAAAAGTTGCTTACCCCCGCAGGTATACTTAATGCTGGGTTATTGGGAATTATCATTTGGGGAACACTAGGTTGGCAAGGATATCTAGTGGTAGTGTTTTATTTTATTGTCGGTTCTGGGGTAACACGCATTGGTATGGCAGAAAAAGAAGCCGCAGGAATTGCCGAAAAGCGTGCCGGTGCAAGAGGACCTGAAAACGTTTGGGGTTCAGCATTAATAGCGGCTTTGTGTGCCTTGGGAGTCTTGTTTTTCCCTGATTTTAAATATTTGCTATGTTTAGGTTATGTTGCTAGTTTTAGTACCAAACTATCGGATACTACTGCCAGTGAAGTTGGTAAAGCTTATGGTAAAAGCACCTTTTTAATTACGACACTGCAACCAGTTCCTAGAGGTACAGAAGGAGCAGTAAGTTTAGAAGGAACTGTTGCTGGTATGGTAGCATCAATTGCGATCGCTCTGGTTGGTTGGGGAGTAAATTTAATTAATCCCCTAGGTATTATTTGGTGTATCTTAGCCGCATTTATCGCTACCAATTTGGAAAGTGTTATTGGTGCAACTTTGCAATCTAAATATACCTGGCTTACCAATGAAGTTGTGAATATTATTAATACTCTAATTGGGGCAACTGCGGCAATCATACTGGCATTA
The window above is part of the Dolichospermum sp. DET69 genome. Proteins encoded here:
- a CDS encoding VOC family protein; protein product: MNQPIFHLAFPVADIPQTKAFYVDGLGCIPGRESPHALILNLYGHQLVAHVTEDTLTPQKAIYPRHFGLIFTQEENWQELLERAKSKHLKFREEPKYRFANSLLEHYTFFLEDPFYNLMEFKYYRYPEAIFGNAEYTAIGDRI
- a CDS encoding DEAD/DEAH box helicase family protein; the encoded protein is MILDNEKYRKVHEWITKYTEEGTVDIVTGYFTVGALAYLSQEINHKIAKFRLVLGDIVNLDQVENRPLDLLNENITIEAALNLSILAQEAVMFLKQDKVKAKTLEPNFCHAKCYLFEPFKDDDRNKYFISGSSNLTEAGIGRKHTNNLELNIAETGNNHQYKELVKWFDSLWHKPQAHQEKTLLLKDGTTKKVDFKQYLIQEIEKIFIKYTPRDIYYKILFELFGNQVLEIANDPDFNRQVGRLENTAIFTALYDFQKKGVLSLIRMLQKYDGAILADAVGLGKTWSALAVMKFFQMQGREVILLCPKKLESNWRRYKEDQASKFETDKLKFFIRFHTDMNSDRLNSYNDRADKFFCDDKPKLIVIDESHNLRNDKSNRYKFLVDNILKKNQDIKVLLISATPINNSLNDVRNQFKLMVQGDVHGYDAKLGVRNIDYSFKQAQTIFNEWRRDAKPQIGNFIKKLSDNDFFRLTDSLLVARTRKMVESQQTNLVFPTKTKPKNLFVTPHQLGNFETFEELFDHLPPMLSGYQPAFYWDDESDNKKDAKKDILRDEKSRDRFLVKMIYILMVKRLESSWFSFYSTVEKIKNHHQNALDKIKAYQANKVKTVLLEDDVYTLENDENDDFTQVVEEYTLGKKRPISIAEIDQAGNLHKFKEDLKKDLDALDKLSVNLQKFAIKIDKEIKNPNQFKSCDDKLEKLIEEIIKKRKSGANNHNQKVVIFTVYRDTALYLFNQLRARGFDKMAIASGTDSYSDDSQHKQKMEAILERFAPYTKLFCEKEWSFSCEKQGLEAFAEWQEWVKDNHPETYQKLNNSIDILIATDALSEGQNLQDADMVINYDIHWNPVRIIQRMGRIDRLGSPNQQIFGINFWPSDNINSYLNLQGRIEQRMAAMKLAGAEVDHQFSDSFAKMVHDEEFDQKMNDLMMQQMQVTWDDIEVSDQGLGFDSLSLERYRQDLLAEFNRDKDKYRQMPKGVYTGFAAEQKSGVSDDLSDGIIALLGYPAKPAKKLDHQYQVFDLIYIDKSGKLILKNQKEVLDLLTLYKEKERSVPDAIDRGEAVVIAELVNALKTWLSSQAVQTEEMADGSIKETMGNETLGILQGLKKGNKASISRIKQNVTVDGKYQLNNFDLISWVLVTV
- a CDS encoding DUF559 domain-containing protein, which translates into the protein MQLTRFNEIDFLPALKEFFGKSNLNVPINYVDDKPVSAKKILQNTYKDNEAFRLINDVYFVGLVDDAAFRGNQSLEIDKIKSDYDGILIFGVTLNNRDHGQLPTRSHLAEISRAFNREFYYTPVVVVFKYNDANSEYLAFANTERLKYKDNREGEKAGKVTLLRDIDIRQPHSGHERILAELAIPKTGKDRVDSFAKLYAYWQKVLDVSLLNKQFYQEISTWYFHACKQVVFPKDAKNVQESLIRLITRLMFVWFLKEKGLVPSELFDRADIKSILKSLEPQESTYYKAILQNLFFATLNTEGKREFIKKSSGGRNSQHMVHNVFRYEDYFQKSDQVIKKYFDDIPFLNGGLFECLDVPSEKDKPDTEKRIDGFSNHSSNVLSVPNELFFGDFQDVDLNADFGTSRKKYQVRGLIEIFKSYKFTITENTTFEEDVALDPELLGQVFENLLAVYNPETQTTARKQTGSFYTPREIVNYMVDESLIAYFKNHLPSPPAPLPRGEGGKKEEEGKKQEQNQSLTPPSPWGEGGGGDEGDRLTGKLRLIPKALLIRARELRQQQTPGEQVLWECLRDRRFCDAKFRRQHNIGRFIADFYCHSAKLVIELDGSVHNSQVEQDQERDAWMRSQGITVLRFSNQEVFDDLERVLLRIAEILPSPPTPLPRGEGGKKEEGGKKEEEGKKGEEGKKGEEGKKGEEGKKQEQSQSLTPPSPWGEGGGGDEDKLRHLLSYTDESHKFTESEVERLIKALDNCKILDPACGSGAFPMGVLQKMVHILAKLDPRNLSWKQRQIDRLNQLIVDAEDIEDEKTRTDTLTNLEAQKKNLERAFARNGLDYGRKLFLIQNCIYGVDIQAIAVQIAKLRFFISLIIDQQEDQDETNRGILPLPNLETKFVAANSLIGVAKVQQLSVFDTQEIQAKRKQLERLRRDHFFAKSLETKRKKRQEDERLSQEIGEILRRNKSPNVESLQSWKPYDQNASADFFDPEWMFGIKDGFDICIGNPPYVRQEQIKELKPVFKQNFQCFTGVADLFVYFFERGYQLLKTGGVLSYICSNKYFRSGYGEKLRDFLGKNTTIQQLIDFGDTDVFTAIAYPSIILFSKEKASKDNQFKALSWQQTEALNEFPTVFNAQNFLMLQSALKADGWRLEDTQVLDLLAKLRNAGKPLGEYVNGKFYRGILTGFNEAFVIDRETRDKLIAEHPSSAEVIKPLLRGRDVKRWCVDYQDLYLIFTRRGIDIKKYPAIEKHLGQYKNRLTAGVEGGRKAGSYQWYEIQDNVAYWQEFEQPKIIYPNICKRNEFAWDESGYYTNQKAFIIPCDDKTLLAILNSSVMTFLFDKLLPKLQGDFYEPSSIFMKDFPIPTATESERKAIEILVNYVLHLTAILKDIPNSSDSSMDKLMTRYFEQILDAAVMELYLPEELHKYEYDKHFMRHLLSENIPNIDTIKGDKIQTLREIFNRLFEKDHPIRVGIFFLDSIPVVRTIRGLK
- a CDS encoding AAA family ATPase, with the protein product MRITKIALKNFRAFYADHEIDLGKKGRNLLVYGENGSGKSSLLKAIELFIDSHVRNYQFTNYRNFHRIDTDGGHVKISMRATKNDPETTYEWSDTTRETDAPLILQAAKTRGSLDYKSLLKVYFLTQDNSEIDLFKLLIEEILNNTRNNFTDRLLSEEWEEIINYPIPRSAKHTNRIQELQSILDNFNNGLDSILQLLKNEAIDILNQFDNSIIIDFNFNRLEFDLPNKCLTGGNVYLQVHVNQINFTSPHQFLNEAKLSAIALSIYLAALKTNPSSPLKILVLDDVLIGLDMSNRIPIIHILKEKFNDYQIFLMTYDKEWYELLKRHFNDWKTIEIYAGRGIDYEIPILVENKKYLEKAQNYLQAHDHTAAAVYLRKAFEVRIKSFCEKMNLRVKYRERAKDLDTNDFWEPIINAKNSDGTPKNYISTALISLLGQHRTFIMNPLSHATLAFAPAREIQDAIDSMRQLENELDAIVNSRNSNL
- a CDS encoding type II toxin-antitoxin system VapC family toxin produces the protein MIYLLDTNTCIGYINRRNPSIYQHFLAVSPDDVCICDVVKFELYYGAYKGSRTTENLQILDKFFADLTSLPFEAKAAQICGQIRAELQAKGTPIGAYDLQIAAIALANNLTLITHNTREFERVENLALEDWE